A part of Aegilops tauschii subsp. strangulata cultivar AL8/78 chromosome 2, Aet v6.0, whole genome shotgun sequence genomic DNA contains:
- the LOC109773345 gene encoding uncharacterized protein isoform X2: MASAGFNGSVIDPTASRCKQLAAFSFIRSLVTTIVAVIRNPTHPPPSQFECPNCKYCIDNSDVLSLWPGLPAGVKFDPTDLELLEHLEGKVGRAPSHDLIDGFIPTIEEAEGICYTHPENLPGTKMDGRNNHFFHKISNAYDVGQRKRRKISNSDHTICDEHFRWHKTGKSKHIFDNNGVIKGWKKILVLSMRSRKGQKTNWTMHQYHLGVDQDENHGELVVSKVFYQSKKAGQPVMCPVNEESDSFAGEIDPTTPMAYPPQPRPPNSGSSRTEQNQEEYAMLSGPDECPSRGATPDATYPRMQPLPLDTDALQGLPDPGTPPSFSLMASWFTGSSSHAMEDAPLSGLDERLSRGPTSDAAYPEAEGQPLPLDVETLQGNPYLGTPPDISLPDMQLGSQDIFWVDSVFTREEGF, from the exons ATGGCATCGGCAGG GTTTAACGGGAGCGTCATAGATCCCACTGCTTCTCGCTGCAAACAGTTGGCGGCATTCAG TTTCATCAGGTCATTGGTCACGACAATTGTTGCGGTGATAAGAAACCCAACTCACCCCCCACCTAGCCAGTTTGAGTGCCCAAACTGCAAATACTGCATTGATAACAGTGAT GTTTTATCATTGTGGCCAGGACTCCCTGCAGGTGTTAAATTTGATCCAACTGATCTCGAATTGCTTGAACATTTAGAAGGAAAGGTTGGCAGGGCACCGTCCCATGACCTAATAGATGGTTTTATTCCAACCATAGAGGAGGCCGAAGGAATCTGCTATACACATCCGGAAAATCTCCCTG GTACCAAGATGGATGGGAGAAACAATCATTTCTTCCACAAAATATCAAATGCGTACGATGTTGGCCAGCGCAAGCGTCGCAAGATTAGCAACAGTGACCACACTATTTGTGATGAGCATTTCAGATGGCACAAAACTGGAAAATCCAAACATATCTTTGATAATAATGGTGTCATAAAAGGGTGGAAGAAAATATTGGTTCTTTCCATGCGTTCTAGGAAAGGCCAAAAAACTAATTGGACGATGCATCAGTATCACCTTGGGGTAGATCAAGATGAAAACCACGGGGAGCTTGTTGTTTCCAAAGTCTTTTATCAGTCAAAGAAAGCTGGGCAGCCTGTAATGTGCCCTGTTAATGAAGAGTCTGATTCATTTGCTGGGGAAATCGATCCTACAACCCCAATGGCATACCCTCCGCAGCCTCGTCCCCCAAACAGTGGCTCATCTAGAACCGAGCAGAATCAG GAGGAGTACGCAATGCTGTCTGGCCCGGATGAATGCCCATCACGCGGCGCAACCCCGGACGCCACGTACCCTAGGATGCAGCCTCTGCCTCTTGACACGGACGCTCTCCAGGGGTTGCCCGATCCCGGAACGCCTCCGAGTTTCTCCCTTATGGCTTCTTGGTTCACCGGAAGCTCGTCGCATGCCATGGAGGACGCACCGCTATCTGGCCTGGATGAACGCCTGTCACGCGGCCCAACCTCGGACGCCGCCTACCCTGAGGCTGAGGGGCAGCCTCTGCCTCTTGACGTGGAGACGCTCCAGGGGAACCCCTACCTCGGAACGCCTCCGGATATCTCCCTTCCG GACATGCAGTTGGGGTCGCAGGACATCTTCTGGGTGGATAGCGTATTTACAAGGGAGGAGGGGTTTTGA
- the LOC109773345 gene encoding uncharacterized protein isoform X1, with translation MASAGFNGSVIDPTASRCKQLAAFSFIRSLVTTIVAVIRNPTHPPPSQFECPNCKYCIDNSDVLSLWPGLPAGVKFDPTDLELLEHLEGKVGRAPSHDLIDGFIPTIEEAEGICYTHPENLPGTKMDGRNNHFFHKISNAYDVGQRKRRKISNSDHTICDEHFRWHKTGKSKHIFDNNGVIKGWKKILVLSMRSRKGQKTNWTMHQYHLGVDQDENHGELVVSKVFYQSKKAGQPVMCPVNEESDSFAGEIDPTTPMAYPPQPRPPNSGSSRTEQNQEEYAMLSGPDECPSRGATPDATYPRMQPLPLDTDALQGLPDPGTPPSFSLMASWFTGSSSHAMEDAPLSGLDERLSRGPTSDAAYPEAEGQPLPLDVETLQGNPYLGTPPDISLPVDMQLGSQDIFWVDSVFTREEGF, from the exons ATGGCATCGGCAGG GTTTAACGGGAGCGTCATAGATCCCACTGCTTCTCGCTGCAAACAGTTGGCGGCATTCAG TTTCATCAGGTCATTGGTCACGACAATTGTTGCGGTGATAAGAAACCCAACTCACCCCCCACCTAGCCAGTTTGAGTGCCCAAACTGCAAATACTGCATTGATAACAGTGAT GTTTTATCATTGTGGCCAGGACTCCCTGCAGGTGTTAAATTTGATCCAACTGATCTCGAATTGCTTGAACATTTAGAAGGAAAGGTTGGCAGGGCACCGTCCCATGACCTAATAGATGGTTTTATTCCAACCATAGAGGAGGCCGAAGGAATCTGCTATACACATCCGGAAAATCTCCCTG GTACCAAGATGGATGGGAGAAACAATCATTTCTTCCACAAAATATCAAATGCGTACGATGTTGGCCAGCGCAAGCGTCGCAAGATTAGCAACAGTGACCACACTATTTGTGATGAGCATTTCAGATGGCACAAAACTGGAAAATCCAAACATATCTTTGATAATAATGGTGTCATAAAAGGGTGGAAGAAAATATTGGTTCTTTCCATGCGTTCTAGGAAAGGCCAAAAAACTAATTGGACGATGCATCAGTATCACCTTGGGGTAGATCAAGATGAAAACCACGGGGAGCTTGTTGTTTCCAAAGTCTTTTATCAGTCAAAGAAAGCTGGGCAGCCTGTAATGTGCCCTGTTAATGAAGAGTCTGATTCATTTGCTGGGGAAATCGATCCTACAACCCCAATGGCATACCCTCCGCAGCCTCGTCCCCCAAACAGTGGCTCATCTAGAACCGAGCAGAATCAG GAGGAGTACGCAATGCTGTCTGGCCCGGATGAATGCCCATCACGCGGCGCAACCCCGGACGCCACGTACCCTAGGATGCAGCCTCTGCCTCTTGACACGGACGCTCTCCAGGGGTTGCCCGATCCCGGAACGCCTCCGAGTTTCTCCCTTATGGCTTCTTGGTTCACCGGAAGCTCGTCGCATGCCATGGAGGACGCACCGCTATCTGGCCTGGATGAACGCCTGTCACGCGGCCCAACCTCGGACGCCGCCTACCCTGAGGCTGAGGGGCAGCCTCTGCCTCTTGACGTGGAGACGCTCCAGGGGAACCCCTACCTCGGAACGCCTCCGGATATCTCCCTTCCGGTT GACATGCAGTTGGGGTCGCAGGACATCTTCTGGGTGGATAGCGTATTTACAAGGGAGGAGGGGTTTTGA